Below is a genomic region from Roseovarius arcticus.
ATCGGGCGGGCCGGTTATTCTGGCACGCGCCGGACTGATGGCGGGGCACCGCATGACGCTGCATTGGGAATACGCCGAGGCGCTGGCCGAGGTATCGCCGGATCTGGCGCTGGAACGCACATTATATGTGATCGACCGCGACCGGATGACATGTGCTGGCGGCACTGCGCCGCTGGACATGCTGCACGCCCTGATCGCCCGGCAGCACGGCGCAGGCTTTGCGCGTCAGGTCAGCGACTGGTTCATGCACACAGAAATCCGCCCGCCTGTCGGCCCGCAGCGGGGCGGGCTGGCCGAACGCGTGGGCACCCACACCCCCGCCATTCTGGACGCCGTCGAAGTGATGGAGACCCATATCGCCGATCCGCTGGATCTGGGCCAGTTGGCGCAGGTGGCAGGCGTATCGCCAAGGCAGCTCAACAGGCTGTTTGCGGATCAGCTGGGCCAGCCTGCAATGCGGTACTACCGCGCGTTACGGCTGGCACGGGCGCAGAGCCTGCTGCGCAATTCAGCCCTGCCCCTGACGCAAATCGCGCTGGCAACCGGCTTTGCCAATTCGTCGCATTTCTCGCGCAGCTATGCGGCGCAGTTCGGACACGCGCCGTCCACGTATCGCTAGACGCTCAGTTCAGCAGGCCAGCGTGGCGCATTCCGTCTTCAACCAGCTTTTTGGTGCCATCTGTCAGCGTCACAAGCGGTGAGCGGACCTCTTCACTGCATTGGCCGATCAACGACATGGCATATTTCACACCGACCAGTCCCGGCTCGGTGAATATAGCGTGGTGCAGCGGCATCAGGCGATCCTGAAGCTTTAGCGCCTCCGCATAATCGCCCGCCAGACAAGCGGCCTGTAGCTGCGCGCAGAGCTTGGGCGCGGCGTTGGCGGTGACGGAAATGCAGCCAATGCCGCCTTGGGCGTTAAAGCCGTGGGCAGTCGCGTCCTCGCCAGACACCTGAATAAAGTCCGGGCCGCAGGTAATTCGCTGCGCGCAGACGCGGGCCAGATCGCCGGTGGCGTCCTTGACGCCGATGATACGGGGCAGTTTTGCCAATTCGCCCATCGTGGCGGGCAACATATCGACGACCGACCGGCCGGGGATGTTGTAGATGATGATCGGCAGGTCGCAGCAATCATGGGCGGCGGTAAAATGCGCGATCAGGCCGCGCTGCGTAGGCTTGTTATAATAGGGCGTGACGACCAGTGCGGCATCGGCGCCAACCTTGTGCGCGTGCTGCATCAGCCGCATCGTCTCGGCGGTGTTGTTGCTGCCAGCGCCGGCGACGATAGGAATGCGGCGGGCAGCGACGCGCACGACTTCCTCAACAACGGCCATATGCTCGTCGTGGCTGAGGGTCGGGCTCTCGCCTGTCGTGCCGACGGGGACTAGTCCATTGCTACCCTCAGCAATATGCCACTCCACCAGTTTGCCCAGCGTATCGAAATCCACCGCGCCGTTTTTCAGGGGCGTGACCAGGGCTGGAAGCGATCCTTTGATCATGGCGGCGTCCTTTGCTAATGCCGGGCATATCGGCCCGAAACGTTGGGCGCGGCTGTGGCAGGCTGCCCACCGCATCCCTATATGGGATGGTGGACGGCGCCCCGGCGCACGCGTAGGCTGGGCTGTCTATCCTTCGCCAAGA
It encodes:
- a CDS encoding GlxA family transcriptional regulator gives rise to the protein MDIPHDHPIAPMRIGILPITDFAVMSYAATVEPLRAANLLAGRTLYDVVHIGMGSGPVHSSGAVVVPPDVQVGDALRLDMLFVIAGGDVGGYADPALFRWLARLAREGTALAGVSGGPVILARAGLMAGHRMTLHWEYAEALAEVSPDLALERTLYVIDRDRMTCAGGTAPLDMLHALIARQHGAGFARQVSDWFMHTEIRPPVGPQRGGLAERVGTHTPAILDAVEVMETHIADPLDLGQLAQVAGVSPRQLNRLFADQLGQPAMRYYRALRLARAQSLLRNSALPLTQIALATGFANSSHFSRSYAAQFGHAPSTYR
- the dapA gene encoding 4-hydroxy-tetrahydrodipicolinate synthase, whose translation is MIKGSLPALVTPLKNGAVDFDTLGKLVEWHIAEGSNGLVPVGTTGESPTLSHDEHMAVVEEVVRVAARRIPIVAGAGSNNTAETMRLMQHAHKVGADAALVVTPYYNKPTQRGLIAHFTAAHDCCDLPIIIYNIPGRSVVDMLPATMGELAKLPRIIGVKDATGDLARVCAQRITCGPDFIQVSGEDATAHGFNAQGGIGCISVTANAAPKLCAQLQAACLAGDYAEALKLQDRLMPLHHAIFTEPGLVGVKYAMSLIGQCSEEVRSPLVTLTDGTKKLVEDGMRHAGLLN